Genomic window (Chryseobacterium sp. H1D6B):
TTTCACCGTCTTCCTGAATTTTCACATTAAGATTGTCCAAAGGAAGACCTACCGTTCCAATTTTCATTTTTTCGAAACTGTTTACGGAAATAACGGGAGAAGTTTCTGTTAAGCCGTATCCTTCTAACACAGGAATACCTGCATTCTGGAACATTAAATTCAATCTGGTAGATAAAGCGGCAGAACCAGAGACTAAAGTGATTATTTCGCCTCCTAAGCCTTCTCTCCACTTAGAAAATACAAGTTTGTCAGCAATGATTTCCTTAAGTCCTGATGGTTTTGATATTTCTTTCTTTTTACTGATCATATTTAAAGCCCAGAAGAAAATCTTAGACTTTAATCCTCCTGCAGAAGAACCTGTATTATAAATTTTATCATATACTTTTTCTACCAGTCTCGGTACGACGCTCATATAATGGGGTTTCACCTCTTTTACATTTTCTCCCATCTTGTCAATGCTTTCAGCAAAATAAATGGAAAAACCATTGTACTGGAACAGGTAGAAAAGCATTCTTTCAAAAATATGACAGATAGGAAGGAAGCTGAGAACCCTTGTATCTTTATAATCTAAACTTCTTTTTTTAGGAATTCTTGGGATAGAACCCAATACATTAGAAACAATATTGTGATGGGTAAGCATTACCCCTTTTGGTCTTCCTGTAGTTCCTGAAGTGTAAATGATGGTTGCCAGATCTTCGGGATTAATGGTATTGGAGATATCTTCTACCTCTATCTGAGTAGAATCATCTTCTCCCAGATCTAAGATTTCTCTCCAGTTGGCAGCGCCGGTGATGGCGTCAAAAGTGAAAATTCCTTGTAATGAGGGGATATTATGCTTTATCTTCATTACTTTATTCAGTAATTCTTTATCCGAAACAAAGCAGTATTTTATTTCGGCATTGCTGAAAATGAACTCATAATCTTCAGGGGAGATACTCGGATATACCGGTACTGAAACAACTCCTATTTGGGAGAGTCCTAAATCCATTACAGCCCATTCTGTACGTGAATTAGTCGTGATAAGAGCAATCTTGTCACCTGGTTTTATACCCAGCTTCAAAAGACCTCTTGAGATTTTATTTCCCTGATTGACAAATTCTTGCGTAGAAGTTTTTTTCCATTCTCCATGATACTTTGTCACAAACATATCATTTTTAGGAAAATTTTCTAAAGCATGGTGTGGTATATCGAATAATCTTTTGATCGTCATAATTTTTTACCTATTTTCTAAAGAATTCTAAATATAAGCATTTTTGTAAAAACAACATATAACTAAATACAATTTTCAACTATCAATTAAATTTTCAGTTTTGGTTAAAAAGTGTAAATTTACCGCTATCTAATTATTAATTTTTATGGACTTTAATTTATCAGAAGAACAGCTGATGATTCAGCAGGCAGCAAGAGATTTTGCACAAACAGAGCTTTTACCGGAAGTAATAGAAAGGGACAGAGAACAGAAGTTCCCTACAGAGCAGGTAAAGAAAATGGGGGAAATGGGGCTTTTGGGAATGATGGTTGATCCTAAATACGGCGGCGCGGGTATGGACAGCGTTTCTTACGTATTAGCGATGGAGGAGATTGCAAAAATTGATGCTTCTGCAGCTGTTGTAATGTCTGTAAACAATTCATTGGTATGTGCGGGGCTTGAAAAATTTGCTTCTGAAGAGCAGAAACAAAAATATCTTACTCCTTTAGCAAGCGGAAAGGTGATCGGAGCTTTTGCTTTGTCTGAACCAGAAGCGGGATCTGATGCTACTTCTCAAAAAACAACTGCAGAAGATAAAGGAGACTATTATCTTTTAAATGGAATCAAAAACTGGATCACAAACGGTGGAACAGCTTCTTATTATATTGTAATTGCTCAGACAGACCCTGAGAAAAAACATAAAGGAATCAATGCGTTTATTGTAGAAAGAGGATGGGAAGGTTTTGAAATCGGAGCAAAAGAAGATAAATTAGGAATCAGAGGAAGTGATACGCATTCTTTAATCTTTAACAATGTGAAAGTACCGAAAGAAAACAGAATCGGGGAAGACGGTTTTGGATTCAATTTTGCAATGGCTGTATTGAACGGCGGAAGAATCGGTATTGCTTCTCAGGCACTAGGTATTGCTTCTGGAGCTTATGAATTAGCTCTTAAATATGCTAAAACAAGAAAAGCTTTCAAAACTGAAATTATCAACCACCAGGCTATCGCATTCAAATTAGCAGATATGGCAACACAGATCACTGCTGCAAGAATGCTTTGTTTCAAGGCAGCTGTAGAAAAAGATGCTGGAAAAGATATCTCTGAAAGTGGTGCTATGGCGAAATTATATTCTTCCCAAGTGGCGATGGATACTACTATTGAAGCAGTACAGATCCACGGAGGATACGGATACGTGAAAGAATATCACGTAGAAAGAATGATGCGTGATGCGAAAATCACTCAAATTTATGAAGGAACTTCAGAAATCCAGAGAATTGTGATTTCAAGAAGTATCGCAAAATAAAAATTTAAAACACACTTTATTATGAAAAAATCTTTGTGGATCACTTTAGGCGTAGTTTTACTGCTTTTAGGAGTATTTGTATGGTACAAATATTATTTTGTTTTCGGGGAAGGAGTAAAATCCGGCTATCTGAATTATGCCATGAACAAAGGCTATGTATTCAAAACCTATGAAGGAAAACTTATTCAGGAAGGTTTTGGAAGAGGCAAGACAGGAACTATAACCAGCTATGAATTTGAATTTTCTGTATCAGATCCTGAAATTTTCAAGCAGTTAGAAACCAACAGCGGGAAAATGTTTGATCTTCATTACAAAGAATACAACGGTGCGCTGCCCTGGAGAGGAAACACAAAGTTTGTTGTTGATAAAATAGTGAATATGAAATAAGCAAAGGCTCTCAATTGAGAGCCTTTTGCATTCACAAACCACTGAAAATAATAACATATTTTTTAACTCGTTAAATGAGTCTACTTATTTCTACACAGGAGAAATTATAAGACTTAGAATACATTACTTAATAATAAATCCATCTGAAGTTGGGAATTGATCAATAATATCATCACCCACACCAAAGTTTCCTTTCAAAATATCTTTTGGATTTCCGCTGATCCATGTGCTGAGATCAATGGCTTCGTATAAACCATTATTAAAACCAAGCAGCACAATCAATTTTTCAGAACCGATATTTTTAATATAATGTCCGGCTCCCATAGGTACGTATCCTACATCACCTTTTTCAAATTCATCCTTTACAAACTGGCCTTCGGCTAAGAAAACTCCCATTTCTGCCCTTCCCTGGATATAATACTGCCATTCATCAGCATTCGGATGCCAGTGCATTTCTCTTAATCCTCCAGGTTCGATTTCAAAAATACTTCCTGTAATAGACTTGGCAACAGCAAACTCCTTTTGGGTAACCACTCTTTGAAGCCCTCCTCCAGGAACTATAATTGGCTGCTGGGCACCAAGAGGGTAGCGGTGTTTTGAAACCAATGATATTTCAGTACGTGCTGATGCCAGCCCTGAATGGATGTCAGGAGTTTCGCATTGTGCAAAATAAGCTTCCCCTTGATATAATTTTTTTACTTCCTCTTCAGTAATTCCTAAATTCTGGGCAGCAACTGCTGTAGGAACGCTCGATATAAAATCTGTGATACTGAATGTATGGTCTTCAGAAAAATCACCATTGTCAAAAATAAGAATGAAGTGGCAGCTTTCACTGCTGATACACTGAAGCACGTGGCCGTAGCCCCTTGGGAAATACCATACATCTCCGGGATTGAAAATATCGGTAAAAACATTTCCTTCAGGATCAATTACTGTCGTACGCATCTGTCCTTCGAGCACATAACCCCATTCTGCCGCATTGGCGTGCCAGTGAAGCTCGCGGATGGCACCTGGATCTAAATGCATACTTACTCCAGCCAAATTTTGAGAAGCCGCAAATTCTTTTACCGAAACCCCTCTTGTAATACCTCCGGGTCCCAGTCTTGGTTCCTTTTTCTCTAATTCGTATTTAAAATTGGGAAGATCTCTGCTCATGGGTGATTTGGTTTTTAAATAGTTCTTTAGATAAAGTTAGCAAAGAAACACTTTCATACCTGTCAAATAAGTATTAAAATATCCTTAAAATAAAAATCCATCGGAATGATGGATTTGAAAAATTTAGTGGGAATCGTTATTCGGAAGGTTTTTGTTTTTCTTTTTGTAGAAATAATATCCAATTCCAGCAATTAGAAGCAGCGGCCATAAAGGAAGTATGAAAAGAAAAATAGAAGTAATGACCTCCCATCCGGATGAAACAGCGGCCAAAGACTTTTCTCCAAATGTTTTGGGCTTATCTTTTGCTGTGTATTCTCCAGCAGCCCCGTAAAGTGTAATTTCCAAGTCGCAGAGTGTATTATTTACATAATCCTGTCCTGAAACATCAACTCCTTTATTTTCAATTTCACCGATGTTGTTGCTTAAGTCGTCCATTAAATAGTCAAACTTCTGGATGGGTACTTTTATTTTTAAATAAGATATTTTCTGATCATTATTATTGAAAGAAATATTTTCGCTTCTTATGTAGCCGTCATATTTTTTCACCTGTTCTTTTACAATTTCTTTAGCCGTTTCTGCATCTGGTACATTGAGCTCTAAAACACCGGTTTTTACCATTTTGTTTTTAGAGATATTTAATTCGTAGTTGTCTTTTCTAGGATGATCTTTATATATTATCTTCGTTTCTTTAATTACTTTTTGCGCTGGTGTACTAACCGCTATTTTTTTAGATTTCTTTTCAGCAGCATCTTTTTTCTCTGTTTTTAATTCCAGTTTTACAGAAGCGATTTTATTAGTTAAAGAATCAGCTATTTTTGAAGTGTTTTCAATGGTGCTTTTTATATCTTCTTTTGCATTTTCAAGGTCTTTAATTTTGATATTTGAAGAGTCTAAAATTTCTTCTGCGGTCTTATTAATAGAGTGAATTGTTTCTGAAGTATTGGATGCTGCACTGTCTGCTGTATGTACAGCTTTTTCAAATTGAGATTGAGCAGCCTCACTCTTTTTACACATAATAAAGGTACTTGATATAGCGGCTAGTAAAATGAACTTTTTCATAATGTTAATTTTTTAATGAAGTAAAATTAGAGCCTAATTGTAAGATGCTTTTTGTAAATGAAAAGTATTATTCTGGTAAATTTTTAAATAGTATATAATCAATGATTTGTATCTGTTTTACAACTGTTTTACAAAAATTCTGTTGTCTTTTTATGATCTTTTATTTTGTTATAATTGATTAAATTTTCTTTTATAATTATTTTATATTAAATTATATCCCTCATAATTTATAATAACTTATATCTATGTGATAAAATCAATCTTTATGAATTGGTTTTAATTAAATTTTTGATGTTTAAATAATTTATATATTTGTGATTATGAGTATTTTGCTGAAATATTATCTTCTTTTTTGCGTCTTATTTTTGTTAGTGTTTTCTTGTGCTAATTCTCAAAATATTGGACAGGCACGACCTGTCAACAAACCACTAAATGAGGTTGGTTTTACCGAGATAAGAAGATTAAATAAGGTTGCAGATATAAAAGAAGCGGTTATTATTAATTCAACGAAAGAGATTAAAGAATTGTATACGAGACTGGATAACACTGCTTACTCTAGATCTGCCCCTATTCCGGTTTTAGCAAATGACCAAGGATGTTTTTTGATATTGAAACCTAAGCTGAAAAATATAAAAAACGGAGATATTGAAGTGGAAAAATTAGAATCTGATGGTTCAACGCTGATTGTGAACTATAAAGAAGTAGAAAACTGGGAGTACGCTGAAAAAAAACAATCTGATCCAATATTGATACTTAAAATTTTAAACAAACCAAATCTAATAAAGTTAAATCAAATCAATTAAAGCTTATGAAGCAAAAATTATTATTTCTAGCAGTCTTAATAGTATCGGCATCAGGATTTGCCCAGCAGAACCAATGGAGCCGGATTTCTCAAAAAGACGTAAGAGAAGCTAGAGAAAGATCCGTGAAAGTTTCAGATTTTGAGCTGTTAAGACTAAATACAGATGAACTTAAACTGCAGTTGTCAAATGCTCCTGACAGAAATAAAATGCCGTCCGCAAAAGGTGTTTTAATAAGATTTCCTAATCAGCGAGGAACATTTGATACATTTGAAGTTGTAGAAGCTTCTACAATGCATCCGGAATTACAATCGAGATATTCTGATATCAGATCTTATATGGGGCATAAAGTAGGCGATCCTGCTACGAAAATAAGATTTACTTATGATTCTTATTTCGGATTGAATGCAATAGTAAGAAGTATAAAAGGAATGTACTATATTGATTCTTATTCTAAAGACAATAAAAACTATATGGTGTATGACAGGAATAATGCGAGTTCTTCCAGAGCATTTCAGTGTTTATTTAAAGAAGATGAAACATTAAAGCAGTCGATAGAAGCTGGTATGCAGCATAAAACTGTAGTAGACGGGCTGCTAAGAAGGTATAGACTGGCCATTACTACAACTACTGAATATACGGCATACATTGCCCAGCAGGCTGGGGTGGGTGCAGGAACTGATGCTCAAAAAAAAGCAGCCGTATTAGCGGCGGTGAACTTAGTAGTAAACCGTGTTAATGAAGTATTTGAAAATGATATTTCCGTTACTTTACAGCTGATTCCTAATACAGATTTACTCTTTTTTATAAATGACGATACTTTTAATGCACTTGATGCCTATCAGATGATTGATGAAAATCAAACTGTTGCTGATAATGCAGTAGGTGCAGCGAACTATGATATAGGACATCTTTTCTTTCAAGCGTCGCAAGGAAACGATAACGGGCTGGCTTATACACCGGCAGTCTGTGATAATAATGTAAAAGCCGGAGGGGTTACCGGATCTGCAATTCCGGTAGGTGATCCTTTTGCTATTGATTATGTAGCCCACGAAATGGGACACCAGTTTGGAGCTAACCATACTCAAAATAATGCATGCAATAGAAATACCAATACCTCTATTGAACCAGGAAGTGCCAGTTCAATTATGGGGTATGCAGGGATCTGTCCTCCGAATGTTCAGAATAACAGTGATGCTTATTTTCATTCTATCAGTATCAATGAAATGTATACGAAAATTACCGGAACTGGAAACTGCGGCGTGAATACAGCAACAGGAAATAATGAACCTGCTGCTAATGCAGGACCAGACAAAACGATTCCTAAAGAAACGCCTTTTGCTTTAACAGGAATAGGAAACGATCCAGATGGAGATGCTGTCACTTACAATTGGGAGCAGATCGATTTTGGTGCAGCACAAATGCCTCCAAGACCTGCAAACGCAGTAGGACCGATGTTTAGATCTTTATTGGCGACTACATCTCCTACAAGATATTTTCCAAGATTGTCCACTATAGTAGGAGGATATAATGGAGCTATCATTACCCAGACGGATTTCAGAGCTTGGGAAAAACTTTCATCAGTAGCAAGGACATTAAATTTTTCTCTTCTGGTAAGGGATAATAACCCAGCAGGCGGACAGACCGGCCGTGATGATATTCAGTTGACGGTTTCAGCGGCGGCAGGACCATTTATTGTAACTTCACAAAATGCTTCAGGAGTAGTCTGGAATACCGGCGAATCCAAAACAATCACATGGAATGTTGCGAATACCAATGCTGCTCCTGTAAGTACTGCAAATGTTATGATCCTGCTTTCAACGGACGGCGGACTTACTTTCCCTCAGACATTGGTCGCAAGCACACCCAATAACGGAATGTATACTTTTAATGTTCCAAGCGGGCTGGGAAACACTACAACAGCAAGATTGATGATAAAAGCAATTGATAATGTATTCTTGAATGTAAATACAACGAATTTTACTATTAATTCTACTTTAGGAGTGAATGATCTTGAAAAATCTGAAGATGGATTGAAAATTTATCCTAATCCTTCCAAAGGTATCTTCACGATCGAAACCAATGCAAAAAATAATATTTCCTATACTGTATTTGCAATGGACGGCAAATTAGTAAGCCAGAAAAAAGAAGTCAGAAGTAACGGCGGAAAAATATCTGAAAAGGTTAATTTATCTAACCTTCCTTCTGGAGTGTATCTTATCCAGGTAGATAAAGATGATCAGAAAATATCTAAAAAACTGATTATAACTAAATAATAAAAAGTATATAAAAAATAAAACCGTTCAATTCAATTGAACGGTTTTATTTTTTATATTAAATCTTAATTAAGAATTTCTAAACTCACTAATGAAATGCAGTTTCACATTTGGGAATTTTTCCTGTGTCATATGAATGGTAAACGATGAATCTGCTAAAAATACCAGTTGGTTGTATTTATCTCTTGCTAAGAATCGCTGTTTTAATCTTGCGAATTCTTTAAACTCTTCAGACTTTTCATCTGCTTCTACCCAGCATGCCTTATGCATAGAAAGCGGTTCGTAAGTACATTTTGCACCGTATTCATGTTCCAGACGATATTGGATCACTTCATACTGCAGTGCACCTACTGTTCCAATGATCTTTC
Coding sequences:
- a CDS encoding DUF4349 domain-containing protein — translated: MKKFILLAAISSTFIMCKKSEAAQSQFEKAVHTADSAASNTSETIHSINKTAEEILDSSNIKIKDLENAKEDIKSTIENTSKIADSLTNKIASVKLELKTEKKDAAEKKSKKIAVSTPAQKVIKETKIIYKDHPRKDNYELNISKNKMVKTGVLELNVPDAETAKEIVKEQVKKYDGYIRSENISFNNNDQKISYLKIKVPIQKFDYLMDDLSNNIGEIENKGVDVSGQDYVNNTLCDLEITLYGAAGEYTAKDKPKTFGEKSLAAVSSGWEVITSIFLFILPLWPLLLIAGIGYYFYKKKNKNLPNNDSH
- a CDS encoding long-chain fatty acid--CoA ligase; translated protein: MTIKRLFDIPHHALENFPKNDMFVTKYHGEWKKTSTQEFVNQGNKISRGLLKLGIKPGDKIALITTNSRTEWAVMDLGLSQIGVVSVPVYPSISPEDYEFIFSNAEIKYCFVSDKELLNKVMKIKHNIPSLQGIFTFDAITGAANWREILDLGEDDSTQIEVEDISNTINPEDLATIIYTSGTTGRPKGVMLTHHNIVSNVLGSIPRIPKKRSLDYKDTRVLSFLPICHIFERMLFYLFQYNGFSIYFAESIDKMGENVKEVKPHYMSVVPRLVEKVYDKIYNTGSSAGGLKSKIFFWALNMISKKKEISKPSGLKEIIADKLVFSKWREGLGGEIITLVSGSAALSTRLNLMFQNAGIPVLEGYGLTETSPVISVNSFEKMKIGTVGLPLDNLNVKIQEDGEITVKGPSIFKGYFKNDEMTKEAFTEDGYFKTGDIGHIDSEGFLQITDRKKEMFKTSGGKYIAPQTIENLAKASKFIEQIMVVGDGEKMPCALVQPDFDFAKSWAMRNNLNIGSTPQEIAKSPELKARIEKEIDGINEHLGNWEKIKKIELTPEVWSIEAGLLTPTLKLKRKAVKEKFINLYNMMYEHHE
- a CDS encoding acyl-CoA dehydrogenase, giving the protein MDFNLSEEQLMIQQAARDFAQTELLPEVIERDREQKFPTEQVKKMGEMGLLGMMVDPKYGGAGMDSVSYVLAMEEIAKIDASAAVVMSVNNSLVCAGLEKFASEEQKQKYLTPLASGKVIGAFALSEPEAGSDATSQKTTAEDKGDYYLLNGIKNWITNGGTASYYIVIAQTDPEKKHKGINAFIVERGWEGFEIGAKEDKLGIRGSDTHSLIFNNVKVPKENRIGEDGFGFNFAMAVLNGGRIGIASQALGIASGAYELALKYAKTRKAFKTEIINHQAIAFKLADMATQITAARMLCFKAAVEKDAGKDISESGAMAKLYSSQVAMDTTIEAVQIHGGYGYVKEYHVERMMRDAKITQIYEGTSEIQRIVISRSIAK
- a CDS encoding cupin domain-containing protein, with the translated sequence MSRDLPNFKYELEKKEPRLGPGGITRGVSVKEFAASQNLAGVSMHLDPGAIRELHWHANAAEWGYVLEGQMRTTVIDPEGNVFTDIFNPGDVWYFPRGYGHVLQCISSESCHFILIFDNGDFSEDHTFSITDFISSVPTAVAAQNLGITEEEVKKLYQGEAYFAQCETPDIHSGLASARTEISLVSKHRYPLGAQQPIIVPGGGLQRVVTQKEFAVAKSITGSIFEIEPGGLREMHWHPNADEWQYYIQGRAEMGVFLAEGQFVKDEFEKGDVGYVPMGAGHYIKNIGSEKLIVLLGFNNGLYEAIDLSTWISGNPKDILKGNFGVGDDIIDQFPTSDGFIIK
- a CDS encoding reprolysin-like metallopeptidase; this encodes MKQKLLFLAVLIVSASGFAQQNQWSRISQKDVREARERSVKVSDFELLRLNTDELKLQLSNAPDRNKMPSAKGVLIRFPNQRGTFDTFEVVEASTMHPELQSRYSDIRSYMGHKVGDPATKIRFTYDSYFGLNAIVRSIKGMYYIDSYSKDNKNYMVYDRNNASSSRAFQCLFKEDETLKQSIEAGMQHKTVVDGLLRRYRLAITTTTEYTAYIAQQAGVGAGTDAQKKAAVLAAVNLVVNRVNEVFENDISVTLQLIPNTDLLFFINDDTFNALDAYQMIDENQTVADNAVGAANYDIGHLFFQASQGNDNGLAYTPAVCDNNVKAGGVTGSAIPVGDPFAIDYVAHEMGHQFGANHTQNNACNRNTNTSIEPGSASSIMGYAGICPPNVQNNSDAYFHSISINEMYTKITGTGNCGVNTATGNNEPAANAGPDKTIPKETPFALTGIGNDPDGDAVTYNWEQIDFGAAQMPPRPANAVGPMFRSLLATTSPTRYFPRLSTIVGGYNGAIITQTDFRAWEKLSSVARTLNFSLLVRDNNPAGGQTGRDDIQLTVSAAAGPFIVTSQNASGVVWNTGESKTITWNVANTNAAPVSTANVMILLSTDGGLTFPQTLVASTPNNGMYTFNVPSGLGNTTTARLMIKAIDNVFLNVNTTNFTINSTLGVNDLEKSEDGLKIYPNPSKGIFTIETNAKNNISYTVFAMDGKLVSQKKEVRSNGGKISEKVNLSNLPSGVYLIQVDKDDQKISKKLIITK